The Novipirellula artificiosorum genome includes a window with the following:
- a CDS encoding citrate synthase encodes MSNAASLDVKQKGEAKLVYDGTETSLPVVEGSEGERGVDISQLRGQTGMITLDEGFVNTGSTRSAITFLDGEKGILRYRGYPIEQLAANCDFIETTFLLIYGDLPTAAQAAEFRAGIRDHTMIHEDMKSFYNGFPRDAHPMSILSSVVGALAMFYQDSLNPNDPKQVEISLYRLLAKLPTIASYSYKKSVGQPFMYPNNDLGYCENFLHMMFATPARDYVVDPDFIEALRLLLIVHADHEQNCSTSTVRMVGSSNTNLFASISAGISALWGPLHGGANEACVNMLDEIAKDGGNVQKYVDRAKDKDDSYRLMGFGHRVYKSFDPRATIIKASCDKLLKKLNLDDPLFEVAQQLEEVALRDEYFIEKKLYPNVDFYSGVIYRALGIPIQMYTVLFAIGRLPGWIAHWIEMHNNPATRINRPRQIYTGQTERSFVPIEQRG; translated from the coding sequence ATGAGCAACGCTGCTAGTCTAGACGTGAAACAAAAAGGTGAAGCAAAGCTGGTTTACGATGGGACGGAAACCTCGTTGCCGGTTGTGGAAGGCAGTGAAGGGGAGCGTGGCGTTGACATCAGTCAATTGCGTGGACAGACGGGAATGATCACGCTCGACGAAGGGTTTGTGAATACCGGCAGCACGCGTAGCGCGATCACCTTTCTGGATGGCGAAAAAGGTATCCTCCGTTACCGGGGTTACCCGATTGAACAACTTGCCGCAAATTGCGACTTCATCGAGACCACCTTCTTGCTGATCTATGGCGACTTACCCACCGCAGCTCAAGCGGCCGAATTTCGTGCGGGGATCCGCGACCATACCATGATCCACGAGGACATGAAGTCGTTCTACAACGGCTTCCCGCGCGACGCTCACCCGATGTCGATTCTGAGCAGTGTTGTCGGGGCGTTGGCAATGTTTTATCAGGACTCGCTCAACCCGAACGACCCCAAGCAGGTCGAGATCTCGCTGTATCGACTGCTGGCGAAATTGCCCACGATTGCTTCGTACAGTTATAAGAAATCGGTTGGCCAACCCTTCATGTATCCCAACAATGATTTGGGATACTGTGAGAACTTCTTGCATATGATGTTTGCCACTCCGGCACGAGACTACGTGGTGGATCCCGATTTTATCGAAGCATTGCGGTTGCTACTGATCGTTCACGCTGATCACGAACAGAACTGCAGCACCTCGACGGTACGGATGGTCGGTAGCAGCAACACCAACTTGTTTGCGTCCATTTCGGCTGGCATCAGTGCATTGTGGGGACCGCTTCACGGTGGAGCGAATGAGGCATGCGTGAACATGCTGGATGAAATCGCCAAAGACGGTGGCAATGTTCAAAAGTATGTTGACCGGGCGAAGGATAAAGATGACAGCTACCGATTAATGGGTTTTGGCCATCGCGTCTACAAGAGCTTCGATCCGCGAGCCACGATCATCAAAGCCAGTTGTGATAAATTGCTCAAGAAATTGAATCTTGACGACCCGTTGTTTGAAGTTGCCCAGCAGCTTGAAGAAGTTGCTCTAAGGGACGAGTACTTCATCGAGAAAAAGCTCTATCCGAACGTTGACTTTTATTCGGGTGTGATCTATCGAGCCCTTGGAATCCCGATTCAGATGTATACCGTCTTGTTTGCGATCGGCCGACTTCCCGGCTGGATCGCTCACTGGATTGAAATGCATAATAATCCGGCGACTCGAATCAATCGCCCTCGTCAGATCTACACCGGTCAGACCGAACGCAGTTTCGTTCCGATCGAACAACGCGGCTAA
- a CDS encoding HD family phosphohydrolase, protein MSSTTKQRTRQERIESLGIPKPRFIQWWQRGDKADFLLRVGMAVLAAALMLVLCQSWRPPFAYRKGSVLPRDLITRVTFQVPDELETDAVRRQKRREEPVLYRNRTKPLDQLRAILKDQLFLALGAQSFDQMTEDEHNAFAQFYEGDETAGPGDTATDRFALLKSILSTDPELTKVDEAVAMAMKPIYANGLLRSMQHTPDQGNQRIILVYPAGQPDDAVPVEASKVRIAQASTDLQSLLHEYFRLRFDNDPDQVVARMISEWIINELPKYETLVYDDEMSERARVAAAARVEPVMTTYYSGDSKLADAGKPLTGKELALLRMEESEFANRMGWRDKLARFAAYAGMITALYLLCGSYVFFVEDRELLLDRVKLAKMLLLIVATVALCFYAARDEWRIELIPLVLASTVMAVVYGRELALLLMAALCLTVTLFLGARISEMVMLLAASTSCILLLGRIRSRTHLLYVGAVSAAITTMTVVGVGVVTAQTLSASDFSGDLEGMYSGPEFETVVFGLGRESLWAGVCILVSAAAMTGLLPLVEKAFGVQTDLSLLELGDASHPLLRRLAQRAPGTYNHSINVASIAEAAADAIGANGLLVRVGAYFHDIGKMFKPEYFIENQSAGINQHDSLQPAMSTLVIIAHVKDGADLARSHHLPESIVDFILQHHGTTLVEYFYREAARRSEENPNGESVSDKDFRYPGPKPQTLEAAVMMLADTVESASRTLVDPTPSRIQGLVDSIAQKKMADGQFDECGLTFRQLDRVRASLVKSLTAIYHARVKYPGQQSA, encoded by the coding sequence ATGAGTAGCACAACCAAACAACGAACCCGTCAAGAACGCATCGAGTCGCTTGGTATCCCCAAGCCTCGGTTCATCCAGTGGTGGCAGCGTGGCGACAAGGCGGACTTTTTGCTGCGAGTGGGCATGGCGGTCCTTGCGGCCGCGTTGATGTTGGTGCTCTGCCAATCCTGGCGACCACCGTTTGCCTATCGCAAGGGTTCCGTCTTGCCCCGCGATTTGATCACGCGTGTCACGTTTCAAGTTCCGGATGAGCTGGAAACCGATGCCGTTCGCCGACAAAAACGACGTGAGGAACCGGTGCTTTACCGGAACCGGACCAAACCGCTCGATCAATTGCGAGCGATCTTGAAGGACCAGCTGTTCCTGGCACTTGGGGCCCAGTCGTTTGACCAGATGACCGAGGATGAACACAACGCTTTCGCGCAATTCTATGAGGGCGATGAAACCGCTGGTCCAGGTGACACGGCTACGGATCGGTTCGCCCTGCTGAAATCGATTTTGTCGACAGATCCCGAGTTGACCAAGGTGGACGAAGCGGTCGCGATGGCGATGAAACCGATTTACGCAAATGGCTTGCTGCGGTCAATGCAACACACGCCTGACCAAGGCAATCAACGGATCATCTTGGTTTATCCCGCGGGTCAACCCGATGATGCCGTGCCGGTGGAAGCGAGCAAGGTGCGTATCGCTCAAGCAAGCACCGACTTGCAGAGCCTGTTGCACGAGTACTTTCGCTTACGGTTTGACAACGATCCGGATCAAGTCGTGGCACGGATGATCAGCGAATGGATCATAAACGAACTACCGAAATACGAGACCTTAGTCTACGACGATGAAATGAGCGAACGAGCGCGTGTGGCCGCAGCCGCTCGGGTTGAACCGGTGATGACAACCTACTATTCGGGCGATTCCAAATTGGCGGATGCCGGCAAACCGCTCACGGGTAAAGAGCTTGCGCTGCTGCGTATGGAGGAGAGCGAGTTCGCCAATCGGATGGGCTGGCGGGACAAGTTGGCACGTTTTGCCGCTTACGCAGGCATGATTACGGCGCTGTACTTGCTGTGCGGATCCTACGTTTTCTTCGTTGAGGATCGCGAACTGCTGCTCGATCGTGTCAAGCTCGCAAAAATGCTGCTTTTGATTGTCGCGACGGTCGCACTTTGTTTTTATGCCGCCAGAGACGAATGGCGAATTGAGTTGATTCCGCTGGTTTTGGCGTCCACGGTGATGGCTGTCGTCTACGGTCGGGAATTGGCGTTGCTGTTGATGGCAGCACTGTGTCTGACCGTGACGCTTTTTCTTGGCGCCCGAATCTCGGAAATGGTGATGTTGTTGGCGGCCAGTACGAGCTGTATCTTGTTGCTCGGCCGTATTCGCAGCCGCACCCACTTGTTGTATGTCGGCGCGGTCTCGGCGGCGATCACGACGATGACGGTGGTGGGTGTGGGCGTGGTTACGGCGCAGACGCTTTCGGCAAGTGATTTCAGCGGCGACCTGGAAGGGATGTACAGCGGTCCTGAATTTGAAACGGTTGTGTTTGGGCTGGGGCGAGAATCGCTTTGGGCGGGCGTTTGTATTTTGGTGTCGGCCGCCGCGATGACTGGATTGCTGCCGCTCGTCGAAAAAGCATTTGGTGTGCAAACCGACTTGAGTTTGCTGGAACTGGGCGACGCCTCCCATCCGCTGCTGCGACGGTTGGCACAGCGAGCACCGGGGACCTACAACCACTCGATCAACGTGGCGTCGATCGCGGAAGCCGCTGCCGATGCCATTGGTGCCAATGGGCTGCTGGTCCGCGTCGGAGCCTATTTTCATGACATCGGAAAAATGTTTAAGCCCGAGTACTTTATCGAAAACCAAAGTGCCGGAATCAACCAACACGATTCGCTGCAGCCCGCGATGAGTACCTTGGTGATCATCGCGCATGTCAAAGATGGTGCCGACTTGGCTCGTAGTCACCATCTGCCGGAGTCGATTGTCGATTTCATTTTGCAGCATCACGGCACCACGTTGGTCGAGTATTTCTATCGCGAAGCCGCGCGCCGAAGCGAAGAAAACCCAAACGGCGAATCGGTTAGCGACAAGGATTTTCGTTATCCAGGGCCGAAACCCCAAACGCTCGAAGCCGCCGTGATGATGTTGGCGGACACCGTCGAAAGTGCCTCGCGGACGTTGGTGGACCCGACACCCTCGCGGATTCAAGGGCTTGTTGATTCGATTGCCCAAAAGAAAATGGCGGATGGCCAATTCGACGAATGCGGGCTGACGTTCCGCCAACTCGACCGCGTCCGCGCCAGCCTTGTCAAATCCTTAACCGCGATCTACCACGCACGTGTCAAATACCCTGGTCAACAATCTGCCTAA
- a CDS encoding adenylosuccinate synthase has protein sequence MSGTCVIGLQWGDEAKGKLVDLLAPQFDIVVRYQGGANAGHTVVAGDQTYKLHHIPSGILHPQVQNLITPGVVINPSTMLDEMDALAPRGIDCSKNLLISERAHLVMPWHMAEDRQINATEVRGESIGTTNRGIGPCYRDKVGRTHAIRMTDLVQSHRDDRIRTVAEQKINLLKNLGASDDELQKIAPDVVVPLAASWAERLQGMIGDTTDLLLDAAEANKRLLFEGAQGALLDIDHGTYPFVTSSNSSGVGVCAGAGVPPKWINTVLGVCKAYSTRVGGGPFVTELSDATGDRIRELGNEYGTTTGRPRRCGWFDAVAVRYTSRLSGVTRLALMMMDVLAHLDELKVCVAYELDGKRIERFPGHADELRRCKPIYETIPGWKEPVDHVRSMDQFPAGALAYVRRIEELVGVPVGVLSVGPDRAQTIFTDAASVLELQSV, from the coding sequence GTGTCGGGTACTTGTGTCATTGGTCTGCAGTGGGGCGACGAAGCGAAAGGCAAGTTAGTCGACTTGCTGGCGCCCCAGTTTGACATCGTCGTTCGTTATCAGGGGGGCGCGAATGCCGGTCATACGGTCGTCGCAGGCGACCAGACCTATAAATTGCACCACATCCCTAGTGGTATTCTGCACCCACAAGTGCAGAATCTGATCACCCCTGGCGTCGTCATCAATCCGTCCACAATGCTTGATGAAATGGATGCCCTAGCGCCTCGTGGGATCGATTGTTCGAAAAACCTGCTGATCAGCGAGCGGGCTCACTTGGTGATGCCATGGCACATGGCCGAAGATCGGCAAATCAACGCGACCGAGGTGCGGGGCGAATCGATCGGAACCACCAACCGTGGCATCGGGCCGTGCTATCGCGACAAAGTGGGGCGGACGCATGCGATTCGCATGACCGACTTGGTCCAATCGCATCGCGACGATCGGATTCGTACGGTTGCCGAGCAGAAAATCAACTTGCTGAAGAATCTTGGCGCATCCGACGACGAACTGCAAAAGATCGCACCGGATGTGGTCGTCCCCTTGGCCGCCTCGTGGGCCGAGCGTTTGCAAGGGATGATCGGCGACACAACGGATTTACTTCTCGATGCAGCGGAGGCGAACAAACGGCTGTTGTTTGAAGGGGCTCAAGGTGCACTCTTGGATATCGACCACGGCACCTACCCGTTCGTCACCAGCAGCAACAGCAGCGGTGTGGGCGTTTGTGCTGGTGCGGGTGTTCCTCCAAAATGGATCAACACGGTGCTTGGTGTTTGCAAAGCGTACAGCACGCGAGTCGGCGGGGGACCTTTTGTGACCGAGCTCAGCGATGCAACGGGGGATCGCATTCGTGAACTTGGCAATGAATATGGCACCACCACGGGGCGGCCACGTCGATGCGGTTGGTTTGATGCCGTTGCGGTTCGTTACACGTCGCGGCTTAGCGGGGTGACCCGATTGGCGCTGATGATGATGGACGTGCTGGCGCACTTGGATGAATTGAAGGTCTGTGTTGCTTACGAGCTTGATGGTAAACGGATCGAGCGGTTCCCGGGTCACGCGGATGAGCTGCGCCGTTGCAAGCCTATTTACGAAACGATTCCTGGTTGGAAAGAACCCGTCGACCATGTTCGCAGCATGGACCAGTTCCCCGCTGGTGCACTCGCCTATGTTCGCCGCATTGAAGAACTTGTCGGTGTCCCTGTTGGCGTTTTGTCGGTTGGTCCCGATCGTGCACAAACGATCTTCACCGATGCAGCATCTGTACTGGAATTGCAATCCGTTTAG
- a CDS encoding PhoH family protein yields MTEATLAITNSEEVLTLFGPRDQHIRKLRRLFDVSITQRDGQIRIAGDGDRVQQATRTLEKMRQISRKKGTLSIDDVDGAATEQGAVIEGVLPRISGDEIDIQHAGRRIKPRTPGQAHYVDTIRSHDLTFAAGPAGCGKTYLAVAMAVEALRAGLVRKIVLVRPAVEAGESLGFLPGDLRAKLNPYLRPLMDALGEMIDYDQSRELMEQDVIEVIPLAYMRGRTLNDAFIILDEAQNTTVAQMKMFLTRMGENSKMVVSGDISQQDLPRGITSGLRDAMQRLGSIDGIGSLTLRDSDIVRHRLVQRIVKAYDAHSDE; encoded by the coding sequence ATGACCGAAGCGACTTTAGCGATCACCAACTCGGAAGAGGTTCTCACTCTTTTCGGGCCGCGCGACCAGCACATTCGCAAGCTGCGGCGGTTGTTTGATGTCAGCATTACCCAGCGTGATGGACAAATCCGGATTGCCGGTGATGGGGATCGCGTTCAGCAAGCGACCCGAACCTTGGAAAAGATGCGTCAAATCTCGCGAAAAAAGGGAACGCTCAGCATCGACGACGTCGACGGCGCCGCGACCGAGCAAGGAGCGGTGATCGAAGGTGTGCTGCCTCGGATCTCAGGCGACGAGATCGACATCCAACATGCTGGTCGTCGGATCAAGCCGCGAACACCAGGCCAGGCACACTATGTCGATACCATTCGCAGCCACGATTTGACCTTTGCGGCGGGCCCAGCCGGTTGTGGTAAGACCTACTTGGCCGTCGCGATGGCGGTCGAAGCGCTCCGAGCCGGATTGGTCCGCAAGATCGTGTTGGTGCGCCCAGCGGTCGAAGCCGGGGAAAGTTTGGGGTTCCTGCCGGGAGATTTACGTGCCAAACTGAATCCGTACCTGCGTCCGTTGATGGACGCTTTGGGGGAAATGATCGACTACGATCAATCTCGAGAGCTGATGGAGCAAGATGTAATCGAGGTGATTCCGCTTGCCTACATGCGAGGCCGGACGCTCAATGACGCATTCATTATTCTGGACGAGGCCCAGAATACCACGGTGGCTCAGATGAAGATGTTCCTCACTCGAATGGGCGAAAACAGCAAAATGGTGGTCAGCGGCGATATTTCGCAACAGGACTTGCCTCGCGGTATCACCAGCGGGCTGCGCGATGCGATGCAACGGCTTGGCAGTATTGACGGAATTGGCTCCCTTACACTCCGCGACTCGGATATTGTCCGGCACCGGTTGGTCCAACGGATCGTCAAAGCGTACGATGCTCATAGCGATGAGTAG
- a CDS encoding YaiI/YqxD family protein produces the protein MKIWIDADAAPFDVKQIVFRASKRLRVETLLVANRFLETPVALTTVRSIQVADGADQADRYIVTHGEAGDLAITADLPLAGQLVDKGLFVIDPRGDEYSPNTVATRLSMRNFLDDLRGSGMVTGGSPPYGETDKKAFAATFDRLLTKAIRRAKASESP, from the coding sequence TTGAAAATCTGGATCGATGCCGACGCCGCCCCTTTTGATGTGAAACAGATTGTGTTTCGCGCTTCGAAACGCCTCCGCGTGGAAACCCTGTTGGTGGCCAACCGGTTTCTTGAAACACCGGTTGCGTTGACGACGGTTCGATCGATTCAAGTCGCGGATGGTGCCGATCAGGCAGACCGCTACATTGTCACTCATGGCGAGGCGGGCGATTTGGCGATCACAGCGGACTTGCCTTTGGCGGGGCAATTAGTCGATAAGGGACTGTTTGTGATCGACCCTCGAGGCGATGAGTATTCGCCCAACACGGTTGCCACCCGTTTATCGATGCGGAATTTCCTCGATGATCTCCGCGGCAGCGGCATGGTGACCGGCGGCAGCCCGCCCTATGGCGAAACCGACAAGAAAGCCTTTGCGGCGACATTTGACCGTTTATTGACGAAAGCCATTCGTAGAGCAAAAGCTAGCGAATCGCCTTAA
- a CDS encoding hemolysin family protein → MTEPIYGWLLSAFGFTLSSVGGLGGELLDRFAGRSLEAYCRLNKNRERFGAVIDHQDAAIRGSEYLRMIGTTLFLISGTAALFAAEVQPNGKILTVWATGAGLSMMLIHVWIPTAVTRFASTQVLYHTWPFWRTLSTLMHPLSAPGELVEVITRRLAGKQEHEDEDEEQLEDEIRTIVTAGQREGYFGPGVREMIQGVMTLHEDTVGHIMTPRGDVDAIDVSWSWDEILKTIVDAGRTRFPVYDGTLDNVIGILYVKDLLEYLQRDGKPDQPITEIMRRSWVVPVDRSVEFLLREFLHSRSHMAIVLDEFQQTTGVVTIEDALEEIVGEIVDESDEEEEIGLQMIDDNTVEVDGRLMIDDLNELLGWDLPESDDYETIAGYVLFHTGAIPEAGHRLTLGESEIEILKASNRKIDSMRIHRQSVKDQKAG, encoded by the coding sequence ATGACCGAGCCAATCTATGGGTGGTTGCTATCCGCGTTCGGTTTCACACTTAGCAGCGTCGGAGGCCTCGGCGGCGAATTGCTGGACCGCTTTGCCGGTCGGTCGCTCGAGGCGTATTGTCGGCTGAACAAGAATCGCGAGCGATTTGGTGCGGTCATCGACCATCAAGACGCCGCGATCCGAGGCAGCGAGTATTTGCGAATGATCGGAACAACCCTGTTCTTGATTTCAGGGACGGCCGCGTTGTTCGCAGCCGAGGTTCAGCCCAACGGTAAGATTCTCACCGTGTGGGCCACCGGGGCGGGCTTGTCGATGATGTTGATCCACGTCTGGATTCCGACGGCGGTCACACGGTTCGCCTCGACTCAGGTGCTTTACCACACATGGCCCTTTTGGCGCACCTTGTCGACTCTGATGCATCCGTTGTCCGCACCGGGGGAATTGGTCGAAGTGATCACACGACGCTTGGCTGGCAAGCAGGAGCATGAAGATGAAGACGAAGAGCAACTGGAAGATGAGATTCGCACCATCGTAACGGCGGGCCAGCGCGAAGGTTACTTCGGACCCGGGGTGCGCGAGATGATCCAAGGCGTCATGACCTTGCATGAAGACACCGTCGGGCACATCATGACACCGAGGGGTGACGTCGATGCGATCGATGTCTCGTGGAGCTGGGACGAGATCCTCAAAACGATCGTGGATGCGGGCAGAACTCGATTCCCCGTCTACGACGGAACGCTCGACAACGTGATCGGCATCTTGTATGTCAAGGATCTGCTGGAGTACTTGCAGCGAGACGGCAAACCGGATCAGCCGATCACCGAAATCATGCGCCGCAGCTGGGTGGTGCCGGTTGATCGGTCGGTTGAGTTTTTGTTGCGTGAGTTCTTGCATAGCCGCAGCCACATGGCGATCGTACTCGACGAATTTCAACAAACCACAGGCGTCGTGACCATTGAGGATGCCTTGGAGGAGATCGTCGGCGAGATCGTTGACGAGTCCGACGAGGAGGAAGAGATCGGGTTGCAAATGATCGACGACAACACCGTCGAAGTCGATGGCCGATTGATGATCGACGACTTAAACGAATTGCTTGGGTGGGATTTACCCGAAAGCGACGATTACGAAACGATTGCCGGTTACGTTTTGTTCCACACCGGAGCAATTCCCGAAGCAGGCCATCGACTCACACTGGGCGAATCGGAAATCGAAATCTTAAAAGCCAGTAATCGAAAAATCGATTCCATGCGGATTCATCGCCAAAGCGTGAAGGATCAAAAAGCTGGCTAG
- a CDS encoding phosphatidate cytidylyltransferase — translation MLIDRLKTSALLIVVICTLVYMDATHGMTGAEGLWLLPVLVFFSLGTAWDLAGLIQQSGRPISPFVAIAGTATVTLSACVPMLWPIFGQVYPVDCEIGQLGWIVFGVVAAVMLAMGHEMWVYGGDDQKSTKSHAIGRTCSSVFVSSYVAVPMALLVSLRMMGSGNWGLAAILTTLAVTKSSDAGAYFVGRALGRHKLIPRLSPGKTIEGAIGGIATSTIVAFVCLRWLFPAFGFVGADLSFLHHLGGAIVLGPVLAVSGMLGDLAESLVKRDADAKDSGQLLPGLGGVWDVTDSLIAAIMPAFLCFSAGVAGPIV, via the coding sequence GTGCTGATTGATCGACTGAAAACATCTGCCCTCTTGATCGTTGTGATCTGCACGCTGGTCTACATGGACGCGACCCATGGGATGACGGGTGCCGAAGGACTGTGGCTGCTGCCGGTTTTGGTGTTCTTCTCACTTGGCACCGCCTGGGATTTGGCGGGGCTGATCCAGCAAAGCGGACGGCCAATTTCGCCGTTCGTGGCGATCGCCGGCACGGCAACGGTAACCCTTTCCGCCTGTGTTCCGATGCTTTGGCCGATCTTTGGGCAGGTCTATCCGGTCGATTGCGAGATCGGGCAGTTGGGATGGATTGTTTTCGGCGTGGTGGCTGCTGTGATGCTGGCGATGGGCCATGAAATGTGGGTGTACGGCGGGGACGATCAAAAATCGACCAAAAGTCATGCAATTGGCCGCACCTGCTCCTCGGTGTTTGTGTCCAGTTACGTCGCCGTGCCCATGGCGCTGCTGGTTTCGCTGCGAATGATGGGAAGCGGAAACTGGGGATTGGCAGCGATTTTGACCACCTTGGCGGTGACCAAGTCATCCGATGCAGGCGCCTATTTTGTGGGCCGAGCCCTCGGACGCCACAAATTGATTCCGCGGCTCAGTCCAGGAAAGACGATTGAGGGTGCGATCGGAGGAATTGCGACCAGCACGATCGTTGCGTTCGTATGTTTGCGTTGGCTTTTTCCTGCGTTCGGATTTGTCGGTGCCGATTTGTCGTTTTTGCACCACCTTGGGGGGGCCATCGTATTGGGGCCTGTTTTGGCAGTGTCCGGTATGCTTGGCGATTTAGCGGAATCCTTAGTGAAACGCGATGCGGACGCGAAAGACAGTGGACAATTGTTGCCTGGTCTTGGTGGCGTGTGGGATGTGACCGATTCGCTGATCGCAGCGATCATGCCAGCGTTTCTGTGCTTTTCCGCAGGGGTCGCTGGACCTATTGTTTAA
- the ybeY gene encoding rRNA maturation RNase YbeY — MSNTLVNNLPNEGDRQPAESLLIEILADDPLPAPWSEAEWDVKLRTAIEHALAHRKYRCGEIGVRITEDSVIREINRRHLDHDYETDVISFGYLADPPQIAGELVVSIETARRSAAEAGWPLANELLLYVVHGTLHITGMEDQDPCSRAEMRIAERDVLRQLGIEDAEKYAPAEPRSSEIHAPGGSQ; from the coding sequence GTGTCAAATACCCTGGTCAACAATCTGCCTAACGAAGGGGATCGCCAACCGGCGGAATCTCTTTTGATCGAAATCCTTGCGGATGACCCTTTACCTGCTCCATGGTCGGAAGCGGAATGGGATGTCAAACTTCGCACCGCGATTGAACATGCGCTTGCGCATCGAAAGTATCGTTGCGGCGAGATCGGCGTTCGAATTACCGAGGATTCGGTGATCCGCGAAATCAATCGTCGCCACCTCGATCATGATTACGAAACCGATGTGATCAGTTTCGGCTACCTCGCTGATCCACCTCAAATCGCAGGCGAACTGGTCGTCAGCATCGAAACGGCCCGGCGTTCGGCGGCCGAGGCAGGCTGGCCCCTCGCAAACGAGCTGCTGCTGTACGTCGTTCACGGCACGCTGCATATCACCGGCATGGAGGACCAAGATCCTTGTTCGCGAGCGGAGATGCGAATCGCCGAGCGGGACGTCCTCCGACAACTCGGCATCGAGGACGCTGAAAAGTATGCTCCCGCTGAGCCTCGATCGTCAGAAATCCATGCACCGGGGGGATCGCAATGA
- the uppS gene encoding polyprenyl diphosphate synthase — protein sequence MTESVHAAERQGVTQPVANQPRHIAIIMDGNGRWAESRGLPRIEGHRRGVGTVRMVSETATKLNIAAVTLYCLSSENWKRPRAELDFLMHLLEQYLVEERRTIMDQGLRLKVIGRRDRLPENVIVEMNKTLAMSDSNPGTELVLAIDYGGRDEITHAVRELAREVAEGSLHEEDIDEELVASRLYTVGLPEVDLMIRTGGDMRVSNFLLWQLSYAELWVTETCWPEFTREHFLSAIGDFSTRQRRFGGLSVNE from the coding sequence ATGACAGAATCTGTTCACGCTGCTGAGCGACAGGGCGTCACCCAACCGGTTGCGAACCAGCCTCGACATATCGCGATCATCATGGACGGCAACGGTCGTTGGGCCGAATCCCGTGGTCTACCGCGAATCGAAGGGCATCGACGCGGCGTCGGCACCGTGCGAATGGTTAGCGAAACCGCAACAAAACTGAACATTGCAGCGGTGACGCTGTACTGTTTGTCGAGCGAGAACTGGAAACGTCCTCGTGCGGAACTTGATTTCTTGATGCACTTGCTCGAGCAGTATTTGGTCGAGGAGAGGCGCACGATCATGGACCAAGGATTGCGATTGAAGGTGATTGGCCGCCGTGACCGCTTGCCGGAAAACGTGATCGTAGAAATGAACAAGACGCTGGCGATGTCCGACAGCAACCCAGGAACGGAGCTGGTCTTAGCGATCGATTATGGCGGCCGTGACGAAATCACCCATGCGGTTCGCGAATTGGCCCGCGAGGTCGCAGAAGGTTCCCTCCACGAAGAGGACATCGACGAAGAATTGGTGGCCAGCAGGCTCTATACCGTTGGGTTGCCCGAAGTCGATTTGATGATCCGCACGGGCGGTGACATGCGAGTGAGTAATTTCTTATTGTGGCAACTCAGTTACGCCGAACTTTGGGTGACCGAAACGTGTTGGCCCGAGTTCACGCGAGAGCACTTTCTCAGTGCGATCGGCGATTTCTCAACACGTCAACGTCGGTTTGGCGGTTTGAGTGTGAATGAGTAG